One genomic segment of Impatiens glandulifera chromosome 6, dImpGla2.1, whole genome shotgun sequence includes these proteins:
- the LOC124942565 gene encoding B3 domain-containing transcription factor NGA1-like translates to MNFAAATSSAADLSLGLSSSSEDVLEKEHMFDKVVTPSDVGKLNRLVIPKQHAERYFPLDSSTNEKGLLLNFEDRIGKPWRFRYSYWNSSQSYVMTKGWSRFVKEKKLEAGDIVSFHRGIGDVGKDRLFIDWRRRPENTAVVDTRHRYPPFGSYFSFDNYRSYPYHNQPWNKFSGPSRDHSVYYQHHHQFHRGSGPYHTFSAPVEQPFTAGGGGGGIDGGGGSVYHHVNPNLMCLRSSGVQTRQEPVYESIPVMKGKVEKKRLRLFGVNMDCPLPESSGEGSSRFVGKGKSSFDLN, encoded by the exons ATGAATTTCGCGGCCGCCACTTCCTCCGCCGCTGACTTATCTCTCGGATTATCATCTTCCTCCGAGGATGTTCTAGAAAAAGAACACATGTTCGACAAGGTTGTAACTCCGAGCGATGTCGGAAAACTCAACCGTCTCGTGATCCCTAAACAGCATGCGGAAAGATACTTTCCGTTGGATTCTTCGACAAACGAGAAGGGTTTGTTGTTAAACTTCGAAGATCGTATCGGAAAACCGTGGAGGTTCCGTTACAGTTACTGGAACAGCAGCCAGAGTTATGTCATGACCAAAGGTTGGAGCCGGTTTGTTAAGGAGAAGAAACTCGAAGCCGGCGATATCGTTTCCTTTCATAGAGGCATAGGAGATGTCG gtaAGGATAGACTTTTCATTGACTGGCGGAGACGGCCGGAAAATACGGCGGTGGTGGATACTCGTCACCGGTATCCTCCATTCGGAAGTTACTTCTCGTTTGATAATTACCGATCCTACCCTTATCATAATCAACCATGGAACAAATTTTCTGGACCATCTAGGGACCACTCGGTCTattatcaacatcatcatcaatttCATCGAGGAAGTGGTCCTTACCATACATTCTCAGCTCCTGTAGAACAACCCTTTACCgccggtggtggtggtggtggcaTCGATGGCGGTGGTGGATCGGTTTATCATCACGTGAATCCGAATCTAATGTGTTTGAGATCGAGTGGAGTTCAGACACGACAGGAACCGGTTTATGAATCGATTCCAGTCATGAAGGGTAAAGTGGAGAAGAAGAGGTTGAGGTTGTTTGGAGTGAATATGGATTGTCCATTGCCGGAATCTTCGGGTGAAGGATCTTCACGTTTTGTTGGCAAAGGGAAATCGTCGTTCGATCTAAACTAA